Within Leishmania infantum JPCM5 genome chromosome 5, the genomic segment CGATGTGGCCTGGCATCTTGTCTGCGGCGTAAGGCCGTACTGTCGAGGCGAAGCGGTCGGCGGAGCGCGCGTCGGTGATGATCGCGTTGGGCGGGATCTCATCCACGAGATAGTGATGCTGAAAGGCCGTCTTGAAGGGCCAGTGCGTAGggggcgtcggcggcgacgggggCTCGCCTGACTCCATCTCCAGCCCCGCAGCCTTGCAGGCCTGAAAGCCGCCGTTGATCACGTACGCCTCGGCGCCAAGAGAGTTCAGCATCCACCACAGGCGGCATCCACCCATGGCGCCGCACTCGTCATCGTAGCAGAGCACCGGCAGCTCTCCCGCCATCCCGTTCGCCATGCACCATTCGATAAACTCAGCACAGGGCGGTAGCGGGTGCcgggcggtgctggtgggcACCAACTTGGAGAGGTTCGTATCCATATCGGCGCGGATGGCGCTCTTCACGTGCTCCTTCGCGTACTCAATGCTGCCGTGGTCCTTTACCTTCAAGCTGTACCGGCAGTCCACGATGCGGTACTCGGCAAGGTGGTCCTTTACCTCACACGGGTCCAGGAACACCTTGCCCGGGTGTttcggcgcagcagcgggagcagaCATACCGAGACAGGGAGACGAAAGAGGGGCGTTAGAGAGAGACCTTTGAATATTCTTACCTGCTTGACTATCGGCTCCGCCCCGTAGCGTGTAAGAAGTGTgtaggggaggaggaggagtgtgtgcgtggagtGGCCGGCGATGACGCGCAAGCGCGCTCGCATTTTCATGAGCATGTGGGCTGGGAAGGGGGCGGGTGGGTTGCGTGGGGCCGCCTCGCCCGATCAGCCAGCGTCGTGGCGATCACGCTGCCGTAGGCGCAtgcagggggggggcttgGGCTTATTCTGTGTTTtgcggggtgggggcggggggctgAGGACCAACCGAAAGCAAACGCCATGGGAAATaaaggcggcgcggccgaaACGCGGGCGACCCTGCtggcggggtggggtgggtggcaAGCCCGGGCGAAGAGACACCAAacgcaggcggcgcgccgcgcttTCATGAGCCCACAGGGGGCCGGTGTGGCGAGGCGTGCGTTGTTGCGCGTGCTTCTTTGGTGGTGGGatgggcggcgctggcggcgcgaAAAGTGaaagggggcggggcgcgCGTTCGGGATCGCCGGCGGCGGGTTTCCGTCATGGGGTGGGCGGGCGGCTGGGCGAGAGTGggggaaggaaagggggagggggatgcgcTGCCGATTTGGGCGTGCGCAGTGGGGGGCGAGCGGGCACTAACAGACATCGATTCCACCGGTGAggaagggtgggggtgggggtgcggGTTGTGGGGGTCGGAGGACGAATTACAGAAACGGTAGAGCCATGGCATGACGGGAGCAGTGTGCATGTTTGATGGAGGCAGACGGGGAGGGTGCGCGGGCTCTCTGCAGGATGCGAGTTTGCGCGCACCACCGAGCATGCAGTCCCTCTTTGCCCCCTCCTCAACGACCACTGCTACTGACAGCGACATGGCTCACGGGCTTGACCAGTGGAAGAGTAAAGGCGCACAAACACGGCCCTTCACCACCGTTGCCAGTCGCACATCGCAACAGGCgtacacaaacacacaacaGAAAAAGGCACACGCAGGGTAGAGAGGAGAACCATCACACCaatctctctgtgtctgcatgtgcatgtgcgtgtgtgtgtgtcaaggggggaggggggcctcCCGCCTGCGACGGTTCTCCCGGTTGCAGTTCTTTCGTCTTGGTATAAGACAggtggaagagaggagaTGGGGGAAGGCAAGAcggacgacagcgacgacgaacCGCGGATAGAAAAGGGCACACAGGGCAGTCTGCGGAGCACAgtggaaaaagagaagactACAAGCActgagaagaggaggggaggggagggggcgggacctcagggagagaagagagatgcGCTAAGGGAGGGGTAGGgggaagacacacacattcacacgcacacacacgcactagTTCCAGTTGCGCACAATCTTGCCGTCCCAGTTGAGACGATCACCCTTCTGCATTGTGTAGTAGCGATGGGTCTtccagcggcgccacggAGAGCCAGGCTGTCCCCAGTGCGGGTTCGCCTCCCAGAAGCGTTCGATGCGCTCCTCCATGAGGGGCTTGAAGTGGCGGATGAGTCCCTGCAccggccacgccgccgccgtcccgAGCGCGCAGATGGAGCGGCCCTCCATCTGCTTGGACACGTCCCACAGGGTGTAGATTTCCTCCTTCTTGGCGTTGCCGTTGACGAAGCGCTTCATCATCTTGTCCAGCCATGGGCTGCCCTCGCGGCACGGCGTGCACTGGCCGCACGACTCGTGCATGTAGAACTGCGACAGGCGCTCAATCGCGTTGATCACGTCGGTGGACTTGTCCATGAcgatcaccgccgccgtgccaaGGCCAGTCTGCGCCTCCTTGAGCGCATCGTAGTCCATCAGGATGTTGTCGCAGATGTGCTTTGGGATAAGCGGGCACGAGGAGCCGCCGGGGATGACGCAGAGTAGGTTGTCCCAGCCGCcccgcacgccgccggcgtgtcGCTCGATCAGCTCGCGCAGAGGCATGctcatctcctcctccacggtgCACGGGCGGTTCACGTGGCCGGAGATGCAAAAGAGCTTCGTGCCGGCGTTGCCCTTACGGCCGAACTGCGCGAACCACTGCGGGCCACGGCGGATTATGGTCGGCGACACCGCCACCGTTTCGCAGTtcgtcaccgtcgtcggGCACCCGTAGAGGCCGACGTTCGCCGGGAACGGCGGCTTCAGGCGAGGCTTGCCCTGGCCGCCCTCTATGCTGGCGATCATCGCCGTCTCCTCACCGCAGATGtacgcgccggcgccgcggtaGGTGTAGAGGTCAAAATtccagccgctgccgcacgcgtTCTTGCCGAGGTAGCCCTTCTCGTACGCCTCGTGAATCGCCTTCTCGACCGAGCGCCACTCGTTGTAGAACTCACCGCGGATGTAGATGTAGCCGTAGCGAGCCCGCATCGCAAAGCCAGCCAACAGTGCACCCTCCACCACCTTGTGCGGCTCGTGGCGCATGATCTCACGGTCCTTGCACGTGCCAGGCTCCGACTCATCGCAGTTCACCACGATGTAGCTTGGGCGGTCATCCTGCTTCTTCTTGGGCATGAAGGACCACTTTAGCCCGGACGGGaagccggcaccgccacggccacgAAGGCCGCTCGCCTTGATCTCGTTAATCACCCAGTCATGGCCTTTGAGGAGGATGTCCTTGGTGCGGTACCAGTCACCACGgcgctccgccgcgtcgATGCCGGTGCCGAAGTCATTGTACAGGTTTGTGAAAATGCGATCCTGATCCTTGAGGTGGCCGTGCACGCGGACCAAGAGCGCTGCGGATGAGCGGAGCCATCCCTGACGCATCCTGTCCAttcgcggtggtggcaccgcagctgcagcagctaTGAAGCAGTGGCAAAATGCGCGCTTCGCTCTCCGtgcaggcgacgctgcgACACGCTCATACACACGCGATAGAGAAAAGGAGACTACGACTACGACGACTGCCAGTACTACCGCTACTACTCCGCCGATGGAATGGCGGTCCCTACAACTATCAACGAGAGCCGCCTGgtcgctgctcctccttttatatgtgtgtgtgtgtgttttgaatgtgctgtgcgtgttttccctcccttcctgcCTTCCTTCTTCCTCGTAGCGGGACAGCAGCAAGTGGTGTCCCGTTTAGGACGGACTGAGTGGACGCACTCGACGGTGTTTCGCTGACGTGTGGGCTACAAGTCCGGTGGAGCGTCTGGAGAGATGCCACTCTACGCAATccgagacagagagggaaagggaaagAGCCAACTGGAGGGGTggaggacgaagagaagGGCAAACATTGGAAAGGGGTCGGGGTTGGGCAGAGAAACACATCTGGTGCTCGTCCGGCGTCACGTGTTGCAccctcgcacgcacgcaggcgtgTGAACGGATATGTTTCTGCCTTTCGTCTTGTGTGTTTCTTGAGTTTTGTGAGAGAGCAAGCGatgtatgcgtgcatgtgtgtgctgccTGCGCTTACATGACGAAAAGGAGGGGCTGGGGCTACTactccgcctccttgcgcTGCGTCAGCTCTGTTCGCGTGAGCTCGTGCGACTGGCAGAGGTGGAAGGCCTCGGTGAGATGGACGCAGTCCGGTGCCCAAAAGCCCTGATCGCTGATGCAGCGCTGTGCCTTGGCTCTGAGGTCCATGCACTTCTCCATTTCCTTTTGCTCTGCCACCTTCTTCTTGAAAGACTCCGGCACCTCGTCCCACTCCATCTGACGGCCATTGCCGACGGCGTACGTCTGGCCACCGCCCTTGATGACGACCATCCTGACgggagcggaggagggggagggagggagggggggcggtCTCGTTTTTTGTCTcccgtatgtgtgcgtgtctgtgtgtcggAGGTGGACTGTAATGACGGTGTACAGTTGcttctttcgttttcgctTCTTTCAACGAGCtggaagagaaggggaagaggaggggggggaggcggcggcggcagtgagcGCGCATGCGGAGAGGAGTGGGGCGGATAAGCGGGTCGGTGGTCGGACGGCCTCCATGTCAGCGCTCATCCGCAACCGAGTAGGCGCACCCGCAGAGaaggtgtgcgtgtatgtgtgtgtgtgtatggagggaggggaggagggcgccgACGGACAAGAATTACAACGCCCAGTTGCACCACACGTCTAtctcccaccccctttcctccttttGTGTGTTTCACACGCACTCGGCTCTCTTCCATCACCTCGATGCCGTTCCCCCCCCGCGCCACTTGACGTCCACGGGAACGcgcaagggggaggggggatggaGTGCGAGAACATCTGCGGTATGTCTTCTCTGGAAGAAGGTTCATTGTTGGTGTAGTACAGAGgagcacacagacacacgacgtagagagagagcaacgaAGAAGCGAGACAACAAGAGCTGTCGACGCACAAGTGAATAAGCAACGCAGAAAGGGGGAGCAACAGCAACCATGTGAGACATCCGCCGTGGCTCCCCATGCTCGGCTCCAGCACGTGGTGGACAGAAGCACGGCTCGCTCTGCTCCCTTCCCACCCTTCCTTCAACGCATTCACGCTtgcgcgcatacacaccaACACATCATTactctctttccttttcaaCACCAACGACAGCAACGATGATGGTGAGGTGGAGGCTGCatacagagagggagaggtgtACTGAcgtggggtggtggtggctgagggaggagggaggaaaagCCGCATATTAGCGCCAACGTGAGTCCAGAGCATCATGGACGAACAAGAACAGCTACCACGACCCCCCACACCCCCACACGTACACGAAGACAACGAGTCGCACGCGCGTAGCAgcaaacgaaaagagaagacgaggaaGCACAACGGAGACGCACAGGGGCGCTTTtcggggagagagggaggggggcaaaTGCCAGCAAACAAATCGACCCCAAACAGCGGGTGGCGAAGCAAGAGGAagcacacaaaaacaaaaatgTCGGTGGGCACAATGGGAAGATAaaacggacacacacacacatacatatacatgtgcgtgcatgtgtattgtatgtgtgtgtgcccgtaCACAGCAACGTTCGTACGTGTCTCTATCGCTCTACCTGTCTGCATGGGCATGTGCACGTACGTGAAAAGAGGGCGTGCGAACCAAAGAAGTCGCGGCGTTGGGGTgtgaggaagggagggcagAGCGTACCACGCACACACTATGAAAGCAGAGATGCCGCCACACCGACCCCATTCCACCCTATCCCCAGCTACTCGATTCACACCGACTCACGCGCtgggaagagagcgagcgaaTCGAAAACAAGGCAGTGGCACTGATGCTCATAtctgcacatgcacatatgCAGTGCGTTTCTGTGCGTTGGCTGGGCCGAGAATGGCAGTAGATGTCGGCATGAAGGTGAGGGCAGTGggtggaagagggggaggtgtgcgtgtgtgtcgtcgTTGCCATCGCTTCGAAATATGCATGGCAAGGGGAGACACAACtgaggtgctgctggtggcatTGATCGATTATACGCGACTTTCATCCCTTTAGTAGCCGACGTGAAAGGGGTGCGAGCATGAATACGCATCACTTCGTGATGTTCCACACCAGTGGCTCCTCGCGGCAGAAGGGACACTTgcccagctgctgcgcatccgcCACGCACAGGATgttgccgcagcaccacagcTCTACAAAGCAGCcagccggcggcggctcgaGGCAGACGCCGCAgacctcctcgtcatcggcgCCCATGCTCATGTTTGGCGGGATCAAAACCTGACACGTCTCTTCGTTCTGCTCGTCCTCTGCGTTGGCGGCCGGATTGCTCAGCAGGgcagcgccgaggaggcCGTCCCTGGCCCCCAAACGCCCACTGGCTACCTCGGTCTCCATGTTGTGGGCCTGTGTGGATTGCATGGGAGGTGATACttgagaggaagagagcgcTGAGAGCACGCGTGGATAGCTgagagagcagcgagaaagggcaagcgagggagagggctCCTGAGGGTgacgagtgcgtgtgtgtgcaagggtggggagagagaagtggtAGTGGGCGATGCAGAGAAAGCACTAGAGTTAGATCGTACTTCCTACGCAGCTGGCcggggggggcggaggggcCCGGGAGAGAAGACGCGTTGATAAGGATGATGGTAAGCCCCCGCAGCATTCACAGCTCTCACCTTAACGCCTTTGTGGCCCGATCGCACCGAGTCGgcctttcctctctcccccacgGTCACACGCAGATACAGATAATCAGAAAGACACATGCCAAGAAGAGAACATGCGCGCACTTGTGCTGCTCACGAATGTGTCTGTGAGTGTAGCTGTGCGTCTCTACGCCTTGCAGTGGCGTGTCGAtcgctttttgtttctttggCTGTGTCGAGGGGTTTGACGCCTtagaggaggcggaggccgggagagagagggcgcaggcggcggcacgttACGTGTGCTAAAACCCAGACCACGCAACGCACGCCGCCTACAGACACAAGTAGGCTTGCGTCCTTCATCCCCTTTCCCACATACGACTACCTGCATTACACGAGAAAGCAtacacaggcacacatgcaACGATGAACACCGTCGCTACCATCGGTGCAACCACTCCTGGCTCCATCTCGCTTTCTTCACCGACGCACGTGCAGGAGCAGACgcgaagaaagaggagagtcCGATGACATGAAGGGATGCGGATGGAGATATCGATGGGGTACGGAATCGTCTTCGTCCTTCATCATCCTTCACGGTCGGCTATGGCCGACCGTCTTGTGAGACGCATTTGCGAGGTGCGAGGCcgcctgcttcgccgccCGCAGCTCGATGTTGCGCTGCCGATTTGCCACAATCTTGTCCTGCCCGTCCGGCCGGCTCTGCTTTCGACCGCGCCGGTTGCttccatcgctgccgctgccgacatCCACCCCTGTGgcaggggtggagggggaagaggcgTCTGCAGACGCCTTGTACTTGTGCGCTGCCTGGCGCTTCCGCTCGCGCTTGGCGCGGTAGTGCATGTAGTCCGCGTTGTCAGGCAGCTCCGTTGCGTCCATGAGCACACGCAGGTCATCTGGGGACTTCGTCGCGGCGCAGGATTcgcgtgacggcggcggtatCGGCACCGGTGCGACCTTTCGTAGAACgatgaggcggcgcacaACCTTGAGCGATACCCGCTGCGCGATGTTGCATACAATGCGCAGGGATGGGTGACTGGGTAGCTCGTCGTCCGTGTAGTGATCGGTGGTTGGGTGCCAGAAGGTGAGATGGCCTCCGACGACGAGGTACGTGGCAGCGAACATGACGAgatccagcagcacctcgtgGGTGGGGTAGGCAGAGAAACTGACAGCTTGCTGCTTGGCGGCGTTGTCGCTGCCAGCCTCCGTagaagccgccgctgccgctgccgttgggATGGTGGCAGCCGTCGTTACCACCCTTTTGCGCGGCTCGCGTAAGCCGTACGGCGGGTCCGTGATGATGCTGTCGAAGATGCCGCCGGAGCCGAGACGCAGCGCGCAGGCGTGCCACGTCCGCGGCCACGCGGAGAAGTTCATGCGAGCTCTGTCAGGCGGTGGCAGGCAGTACAGCTTAAAGTTGGTGATCATGTTTGGCAGCacacgctcctcctccgtcaaGACGCACAACTGCTCCTCGGTGTAGGCCGCGAGCGCcaggcggcgttgctgctgcatctgTGGACTCGTCTTTCCTTTCTCCGTGCCAGCCCGCATCGCCCGTCCATCGGCGTCTGAGCCGAAGGTTCTGGCGCCGtagtgcgccgccgcgatgaGCAGGCTGCCCGTGCCGCAGAACGGGTCGTACACGTAGTGGCCGCGACACACGCCTGACATGTTCACCATCATGAGCGACTCCTCCGGCGGCATGGAGGTGGTGCCGATGTAGGGCCGCTTTCGCAGGTCGTACGTAGCGAGTAGCGCACTGCGGCTGGACTCgacgcagaggcggcagtgaaagacgcgcagcagcggcccaTTCGATACCCATCCTTGCGCTCCAGGCGGCGCGTTCTCGACAGCGTGCTGGAGGAATATGTAGTAGGCGCGCCCCGGCTGTCGCCACTCGACCTCGCCAGCGCGCGGCACACGCTTCAGCACTGCCTCCGCCACTGCACGCTTGGCGTCCGCGGAGTACTTCTTGCCGATTGTCTCTACCTGGTAGGAGTATGTCGAGCTCGTGAGGTGCGTCGTCTCGTCCTCGCCGACgaaggcggtggcagcggtggt encodes:
- the MST gene encoding 3-mercaptopyruvate sulfurtransferase; this translates as MSAPAAAPKHPGKVFLDPCEVKDHLAEYRIVDCRYSLKVKDHGSIEYAKEHVKSAIRADMDTNLSKLVPTSTARHPLPPCAEFIEWCMANGMAGELPVLCYDDECGAMGGCRLWWMLNSLGAEAYVINGGFQACKAAGLEMESGEPPSPPTPPTHWPFKTAFQHHYLVDEIPPNAIITDARSADRFASTVRPYAADKMPGHIEGARNLPYTSHLVIRGDGKVLRSEEEIRHNIMTVVQGTGDATDLSSFVFSCGSGVTACINIALVHHLGLGHPYLYCGSWSEYSGLFRLPIMRSIIDDYGMCMQMQTPSLGDNPKANLDTMTLKVDGAPCERPDAEVQSAAAHLHAGEAATVYFKSGRVVTIEVPAVPN
- a CDS encoding putative NADH-ubiquinone oxidoreductase, mitochondrial produces the protein MRQGWLRSSAALLVRVHGHLKDQDRIFTNLYNDFGTGIDAAERRGDWYRTKDILLKGHDWVINEIKASGLRGRGGAGFPSGLKWSFMPKKKQDDRPSYIVVNCDESEPGTCKDREIMRHEPHKVVEGALLAGFAMRARYGYIYIRGEFYNEWRSVEKAIHEAYEKGYLGKNACGSGWNFDLYTYRGAGAYICGEETAMIASIEGGQGKPRLKPPFPANVGLYGCPTTVTNCETVAVSPTIIRRGPQWFAQFGRKGNAGTKLFCISGHVNRPCTVEEEMSMPLRELIERHAGGVRGGWDNLLCVIPGGSSCPLIPKHICDNILMDYDALKEAQTGLGTAAVIVMDKSTDVINAIERLSQFYMHESCGQCTPCREGSPWLDKMMKRFVNGNAKKEEIYTLWDVSKQMEGRSICALGTAAAWPVQGLIRHFKPLMEERIERFWEANPHWGQPGSPWRRWKTHRYYTMQKGDRLNWDGKIVRNWN
- a CDS encoding methyltransferase-like protein; translated protein: MKYVAVFASSASLANFRLPEFQFVAATLRVPITFLDDKIPWVAGGADTFWFSVFESPASRSELKALAERCALLRGVYTLFETAPTLEDLYACLEERHGSAAGSAGPSLASFPTTAATAFVGEDETTHLTSSTYSYQVETIGKKYSADAKRAVAEAVLKRVPRAGEVEWRQPGRAYYIFLQHAVENAPPGAQGWVSNGPLLRVFHCRLCVESSRSALLATYDLRKRPYIGTTSMPPEESLMMVNMSGVCRGHYVYDPFCGTGSLLIAAAHYGARTFGSDADGRAMRAGTEKGKTSPQMQQQRRLALAAYTEEQLCVLTEEERVLPNMITNFKLYCLPPPDRARMNFSAWPRTWHACALRLGSGGIFDSIITDPPYGLREPRKRVVTTAATIPTAAAAAASTEAGSDNAAKQQAVSFSAYPTHEVLLDLVMFAATYLVVGGHLTFWHPTTDHYTDDELPSHPSLRIVCNIAQRVSLKVVRRLIVLRKVAPVPIPPPSRESCAATKSPDDLRVLMDATELPDNADYMHYRAKRERKRQAAHKYKASADASSPSTPATGVDVGSGSDGSNRRGRKQSRPDGQDKIVANRQRNIELRAAKQAASHLANASHKTVGHSRP